One Anatilimnocola floriformis genomic window, ATTCTCTCCGTAGCTCTGGCTACTTGGCCCCGTTTATGATCGCCAAAAAGCCGTCGGCTTTGAGCGATGCGCCACCGACGAGCGCTCCATCGATATTCGGCTGCGAGAGCAAAGTCTTGGCGTTTTCCGCGTTCACGCTGCCGCCGTATTGAATCCGCACCTTGTCGGCGACGGCTGCAGTATATCGCGACGTTAGCAGCGAGCGAAGGTCAGCATGCACCTCCTCAGCTTGCTCCGGCGTGGCGACCACACCCGTGCCAATGGCCCAAATCGGCTCGTAAGCGATAACGAGCTTCAGGATTTGCTCGCCAGCCAGGCCGGCCAAGGAACCTTGGACCTGTTCGCGAACGACATCGCTCGTCTTGTTGGCTTGGCGTTCGGCCAGCGATTCGCCCACGCACACGATGGGCGTGAGGCCGGCAGCGAGAGCAGCGATCGTCTTCTTGTTGACGTCGGCATTGGTTTCGTGAAACAACTGGCGGCGTTCACTGTGACCGAGAATCACGTACTTGCAGCCGACGTCGAGAAGCATGGCGGGGGCGATTTCGCCCGTGAACGCGCCCTTGGCTTCGTGGTGACAGTTCTGGGCACCCAGGCCGATGCTGGAACCCTTAATGGCAGCGCCGACGGCGCTCAGGTACAGGGCCGGCGGGCAAACAGCAACTTCCACATCGGTCGACGAACCGATCGCCTTCGCCAGCGCGGCGGCGAGTTCGACGCCTTGCGCTGCGTTGGTGTTCATCTTCCAGTTGCCAGCGATAAACTTCTTTCTCATGCGGCGGTCTCGTTAATTTTCTTGGGGCCGGGTCGAGATCGTTTTGCCAAACAACTCGGCCAATTTACGAATTTGAACAGCAAGCTCTGCATACTGCCGCGGGAGGAGAGCCTGCGGACCATCGGACTTGGCTTTTTCGGGGCAGTCGTGCACTTCGATATGCACGCCATCGGCGCCGACGGCGACACCCGCCAGAGCACACGGCGGAATCAGATCAGGCCGGCCGGTTGCATGACTCGGATCGACAATGATCGGCAAGTGCGACAAACCCTTGACGACGGCGACCGCGGCCACGTCGTATAGATTGCGGGTGACCTTATCAAAGCCCTTCACACCGCGCTCGCACAGCACAACCTGGTTGTTGCCTTGCGAGAGGATGTATTCGGCGCTCATCAGCAAGTCTTCGATCGTCGCGCTCATGCCGCGCTTCAGCAACACCGGCTTGCGGGTCTTGCCCACTTCGGTGAGGAGCACGAAGTTCTGCATGTTCCGCGCGCCGATCTGGATCATGTCGGCGTATTGATCGACGACCTCGACGCAGCGTGGATCCATCACTTCGGTGACCACGGG contains:
- the tpiA gene encoding triose-phosphate isomerase, producing the protein MRKKFIAGNWKMNTNAAQGVELAAALAKAIGSSTDVEVAVCPPALYLSAVGAAIKGSSIGLGAQNCHHEAKGAFTGEIAPAMLLDVGCKYVILGHSERRQLFHETNADVNKKTIAALAAGLTPIVCVGESLAERQANKTSDVVREQVQGSLAGLAGEQILKLVIAYEPIWAIGTGVVATPEQAEEVHADLRSLLTSRYTAAVADKVRIQYGGSVNAENAKTLLSQPNIDGALVGGASLKADGFLAIINGAK
- the aroF gene encoding 3-deoxy-7-phosphoheptulonate synthase — its product is MIIILKSDVTEDQIQHVIERVEALGMRAHLSRGTYRTIIGVIGDEQKLGSEPLRAIPGVMDVMPVLPPYKLASREAHPQASIVDVAGVKIGGGNLAMIAGPCAVEEPERMMNIAAAVKKAGANIYRGGAYKPRTSPYAYQGSGEEGLKILRAAGDAHGMPVVTEVMDPRCVEVVDQYADMIQIGARNMQNFVLLTEVGKTRKPVLLKRGMSATIEDLLMSAEYILSQGNNQVVLCERGVKGFDKVTRNLYDVAAVAVVKGLSHLPIIVDPSHATGRPDLIPPCALAGVAVGADGVHIEVHDCPEKAKSDGPQALLPRQYAELAVQIRKLAELFGKTISTRPQEN